The genomic window CGGTTTGCCCAGGACGTCATCGGggcatgattctatttgggtagtcgtTGACCGACTCACCAAAGTGGCTCACTTCATTCCGGTGCACACTACCTACTCAGGGAAGAAGTTAGCAGAGCTTTATATGGCAAGAATCATGTGTTTACATGGTGTacctaagaagatagtgtctGATCAAGGAAGccaattcacttcaaagttctggcagaaatTGCAAGAGGAATTGGGAACCTTGTTGAATTTCAGCACTGCTTACCATCCACAAACTGATGGCCAAACCGAGCGAGTTAATCAAATATTGGAGGATATGTTAAGAGCTTGTGCGCTTGACTTTGGTGGAGCATGGGATAAAAGCTTGTCGTATGCtgagttctcctacaacaacagttaccagGCTAGTCTGCAAATGGCACCCTTTGAAGCACTGTATGAACGGAGGTGTCGTACTCCGCTCTTCTGGGATCAAACAGGGGAACGCCAGTTGTTTGGTACAGAAGTTTTAAATGaggcagaagagaaagtcaaAGCTGTTAGGGAAAGATTGAGAATCGCACAATCTTGACAGAAAAGCTATGCAAACAACCACCGAAGGGAGCTCGTTTTCGAAGCAGGGGACTATGTGTATCTCCGTGTCACTCCACTCAGGGGAGTACACTGCTTCCAAACCAAAGGAAAGTTGTCACCACGCTTTATGGGACCATACAGGATCTTGGAACATAGAGGTGAAGTCGCTTACCAGCTTGAGCTTCCCTCCAACATGCTTGgcatccataatgtgttccacgtctctcagttgaagaaatgtttgagaGTTCCTGAGGAACAGGCAAGTCCGGATCAAATCGAAATTCAGGAAGATCTGACGTATGTGGAGAAGCCGACTCATATCCTCGAAATCAGCGAGAGAAGGACCAGAAACAAAGTAATCAAATTCTGcaaagttcagtggagccaccactcagaggaagaggccacttgggaaagagaagatgagttGAAGGCTGCCCATCtgcacctcttcgccagctcttccgaatctcggggtcgagattccgttaaaggggggtaggtttgtcacgcccggaagtTTCCCCTTTccgttgctttaaaaaaaattgttaaataAATCGACCGGAGAAAATGGTttgaattaacctagagctaattccctaattaataaatgcaattaacaATCGGAAAtagcgtggtggaatttttcttgagttccccatgccctaatgcattaacaagatttttagcggaattttcagagccttggaaataattttaaccaattaaaaatgagcaagtgcaatatttaaatcTCAGGGAAATTcctgtttccttttcttttttctgtcccttcttttttttccttgttgggCCATCGGCCCAACCTCCCTCCCGCGCGCCCCCTTTGTTGGGCCGGCCCGCTCCCCCTTCCCCTTTCCGaagtcctccctccctccctctctccttcgggcgccgacaggtggggcccacctgtcggtcgtccCTAACCTCCCGCAGCCCACTTCCCCCCCCAAGTCGGCAACCGCCGCAGCTCCCACGTCACCGTCCGCATCTCCCATGCCCACTCCGcgtccgcgcgccgcgcccacgtcgtcgtccgccgctcCCCCGCGTCtcccgccccgcgcgcgcgcacgaagTGGGCGGGATTCATTTTGAatccaacccctctctctctctctccgcccccacgtcgccggccaaataCGAGGCTTTCCCGGCCGTTTCCGCTAGTCCCGCACCTATAAATCGCTCCCCcgagcctcctctccctctttccgctctcgccgccctctcccgtgCGTCCTACCGAGCTCGCGCCactcgccgccagcgccgccgctagagccgccgccgcgccgcgccatcgccgccgtcgcgctcaccgAGCCCGTCCGCACCTCGGCTGCCGCTTGGTTGCCGCCGAACGACGCCGGAGCCCTCTTCTCCTCGCACCCCGGTGAGATTTTCTCTCCCCTCCATCTCCGGCTGGCAATTCAAGCCGCCGTGGTCGTCGCCTGCTCTCCTAAtcctttccctcctctcctctaggTGTTGCTGCCacccgtccgcccctccgctcgccggtcgtcgccgctACCTTCATCCTTCGCAGCGGCCGCCGTGCTTGCCGGTGAGGaaccccctctcttcctcctctaggCGTttgcgtcgctcgccgccgcctcccgcgccgccgcttgccgtcgccggcggtagcgcgccgccgctgctcgccatggccggccggccggctttgtgccgagccgagccgtgcctagccgccgctgcaccgtccgatcggccctCGGGCTGATCCGGACCgttggtcccgtggaccggcggtggagtcgccccgctgctAAAGTCAAGCTTCCCAGTTTatctcgcttttatcttttccgctgcatttgtaatcttttctatttttgtaagacgtggatctgtatgtcaacaattgtcgtttgtgtaccctggctggtcctggacagggatttaatgcacattcagcttagaaattccgGTTCgagaatttctgggcgtgatatcggaccaactcgactacggtctcatCGATATCATCGAGTtttgctattccctttgtaatatatgatttccatcatataattccgtgccaactggattagggctattacctaccaaggggcctgaaccagtataatccttatattttgTTTGCTTAATGTCATACTATGttgatcctcgtaccaacggaccccaataccctctatatccggtctacgggtatccaccATCGACAATAACATATTTCATACGccttccgtttcataatgtaagactttctagcatttcatatttatatatatgtgagcaatactagaaagactagaaagacttacattgtgaaacggaggaagtagaaaatatattactccctccgttttaggttataagacgtgttgactttagtcaaagttttGACcaagttttagaaaaaaaaaattaagattttcaacccaagacaaatttattatgaaaatatattcaattattgatttgatgaaactaatttagtattataaatattagtattagtatatttgtctataaatttagtcaaacttgaatTTGACCAAAGTGAAAACGTCTTATAAacgagggagtagtatttatttcaggcaatattataatatatttacttCTATCCGTGGTAACTAAAGCACAGTCATTTAGTTGTTCCAAATTTCCACTTTGCGATTAGAGTGagaataaaaagggaaaaattacAGATCATACGAAGAGTCAAGAATTGCTCTGAAAATttgcaaattttgaaaattttcaatagGGAAATTTCGTATTATGACCATAGACCGTCGGTTTATCCTCCCTTCCACTACTGCAGAAACCGTTTTTGCAAATGGCTAAAACATATCTTTGCATGTGGTTGTGCCAACCGCATGCGCCAAAAGGTCTGTGAAATTCGGAAAATCTCATTTTCTCATGCGGTCTCTTATACTTGTCGCATGTGAAAATAAattcagtgaaaaaaaaataaaatccaaaaccccccaaaccctagcccgctACCCCGGAGCACCATATCCCTGCCAcccgccatcctcgccggcgccggatcaGCCACCCCCACCGCCCACCGTTGTCATAGGCGCCGCTTCCACCGGCCCCATTGCCCTCAGTCCTCGCCGATGTCGAATCGGCCGCCCCACCTCCCGACATCGTCGCTGGCGCTGCCCTGACCTTCCACCGTCGTTGTCGGGGCCGGATCCGCGCTAGGCAGGGCCCTCGATGCCGTAACCGCGCAGGGTGGCGCTGCCCGAGGCGGCCAAGCCGCCCCCGCCGCACCCGGCCACCGGTCCTCGCCCACCCActtggaggagaagaagagtggagaggaaagaaagagagtgaggagaggagaggagagagacatgTGAAAATAtcaggagaggggagagagatgaggagatgaaaaaaattgaagtgcTGAGGAGGGAAAAAATTGTAATAAAAAGAGAGATTTTTACATGAGTACGACTTAAGAGTCCGCGTGCGAAAATATAATTTTTGGCATGTGGCTCTTTAAGAGGACCGCATACGAAAATAGCcattaaaattaatttgaaaatGTGAAAACTTCAAATTGAATTTTGTGATACTAAATAAActcatgtgaaaaagttgtcaaaaataaagttgtagaagtcattgagatctaccaatttccttttggtcatttgtccatccgagtttgattgaactatatataaaatttgaattttaaaatataagaaattcaaataattttggggtagtaaatgatttcaaatggaaaaattgtcaactacaaagttgtataatGCACCAAGGTctggtcatttttttttatattactttgtttgaacagtttgaatttgaatatcaaaatataacaacttcaaacaatattttcaaatactaaatgatttcaactgaaaaagtcatcaacaacaaatttgtataactcatcaggatctataacttttattttggtcatttcttcatccgacaaagtgatagtaatattgtttacggattttacatatctcttatatggttttataaactataggagagatatgtaaattttgtgaacaatgctattatcactttatcggatgaagaaatgatcaaaataaaaattttatatcttgatgagttctacaacttttatgtttcatgactttttcagctgaaattatttaccgcttcaaaatattatttcaaGTTGTCattttttgaaattcaaatttttaaatgataaaacaaagtcacaagaaaaaatggtcaaaataatagcagtaagaaaCACAAtgacatgatagagcatgattttagaaatatttaggaaaaagaatcattcaatttggagttcatacgagtgagataaactagttttaaatttttcaaattttattttcgcatacggctgcTTAAGACGGccatatggaaaaatcgattttcacatacagactcttaagtggtccgcatgggaaaatcgatttttctatACGGGCGTCTTAGAAAGCTGTATACGAAAATGCTGCTCGATTTTTCTAGACGCGGCAAGTTATGATCCGTTTGCAAAAATAATGGGGTCTACACAAAAATTTCTATAGTAGTGTTCTGTCCAGCTAGAAGAGATTGCACGCTATTTCTTTTGCTGATCTATTGCACGGTATCTTCTATCGTATTTAATTCCGGTCCTTGAATTGCTCCCTCTACCGATCGCGGATATGCAATTATGCATGGCTCAGGCTCagatcgtcgtcgtcttcagtTCCATGTACCAACTGTACGGCTGTGTACCAAAGCCACTTGAAGGAAAATTTGCTCTCCCAACACTTTCCGTTGTCATAATTAACATCCGCACCTCCCACTTTGCTTTGATAAGGATTTGCAACATTTTGCTTCTTTTGGTCATATAGACATGACGTTTAGGACAAACTCATtgcaaaatttgaaactttcaccACCGACGATCTTTAAAATACTTCGTATTAAAATAACGAGAATGCTTACCGAGAttccatccccactattttgGACAGGATCCCCTCCCCATGTACATACGTTTCTATCCCTTTGCTCTTATCggcaacccccccccccccctcccccaatcTCATCCATCAAGCAACTATTTCCTCCCACTTTCTCAGATCTTGATGCGTCGAAGAAATAGGCGGCATGTTGGCAGCGGCGACAAAGCCGGACCTCACTCGACTTCGGCATCGGTAGAGCTAGACCTCACGTGTCTTTGGCTTTGGCAACGGCAATGCATAGCTGGACCTCATGTAGTCTGTCCATTTTTTGTATAGCAAGCGTCCATGTGGGGCGCCTGAAGCCGCTGCTCGCCTTGCTCCACATCGCCCGGTGGCCAGCGAGCTTTGGAGTGCTCATGATAGCAAAAACCATCCGGATTTCAGCATTGCTTCTCCATGATGGACGAGATTTGGAGGTCTTTCTCTTGGCCGGAGGTATAAATTTcgtcctccccttctctctatTCATCTTTTGCCACTGGTGACGGGATGCACAAGCTTTGGTTTTCTTCCTTCTCACCAACaacatgcatatacatatgaTTTTCCTCATCGCCGATGGTACTGGGCATAGATCAGTTGATACCTCATAGGTATCACCtaatacctcgcaagtatcgtCTGATACCTCAGCATCACCTGATACTCACCAATATTAGAACCTGATACTCAATACCACTAGTATATTGGATAGGTATCGGCCAATACCAGTGGGTATCGGCTTGTACGTCAGAGGTATCGTCTGATACAATCTAATGCACATTGTACTATCTACAATACTATGCATGCTGAAGACATCCACcatctcttcttttcttgtcAATTTGCAAGACAATGCTGGAACTTCATGGGAATCCAATGGTCAATAAATATGGAATTTATGAACATGATAGTGACAATGGAAatttcctttgcgcaaagcttCTTCCTGGAAGTTATAGCGACAACCCTTCGGTAATTTTGAAAAGAAGGAATAATCTGATTTTCAACAATATAACATCATCTTTTGGGCACTGGAAACATCTCTTTTTAAAGGATTTTACCCTACTTTTGCATACGGTAAAGGAACATGAACGACCGACCCGGCAATTATGGATTGACAACTTGTAACATTATCTCTCTTTTCCTGTGAAGTCTCTTGTAATTAAACTCTTTGGTTAATATATCTGCAGTAGGAGCCTCTCTTGCTATTTTCTTGTCAAAAAGTATCGTCttatacctcgcaagtatcatgCAGTAGGAGCCTCTCTTGCTATTTTCCTGTCAAAAAGTATCGTCttatacctcgcaagtatcacagTATCACCTGATACTCACCCGTATCAAAACTTGATACTCACTAGTATCAACCGGTATTAGAATTtgatacctcacaagtatcatTCCTTTTGGACAGAAAACCTTAATATAGCAGCCCCCTAAAATAAAAACGTTACATATACATTTCTCTTGAACAATTCTTGTTATGCTTGCTGGAATTTATGAATTTTATTCTGCGAAAAAACTTTGTGGTCAATATCTCATCTCAAAgaccaggcaaaaaaaaaaaaactttcttctcTGCTTCTCCAAATACGGCCCATGGTACAACCGTACAAACAGTTGAGACTAATGCATAGAAACTCTAAATGAAACTTTCTTAGGAGTTACGATGGCAAAAAAAGCAATAGCTAGACGTTCATACTGTACAAAAATTACAATATGCGATTACCAGAATCTATCTCTGACAGTCCACAGATAAAATATATAATCTACAACAAGAAAAAGGATGCCGCTAGAATTCACATATTCTGCAATGAGATAGTTACATGAACGCCTAGAAGGTTGCAAGGGATATGTGCCATAGCTAGAAGTCAGATCTCTTAAAATTGCAACACGATCTTGCAAGAAACAGACACAATCAGAACTCAGTGTATCAGCTCACTTCTCATTTCCTTCTTGTGCTGGTTAGGGAATACCCTGATGCTCTCATCCGGGCGTGCTGCCCCTCCAGCCTTGCCTGCAGTAGTTTTGCTTTCAGGGTTGTGCTCTTCCCCTCTAACGGATGCGTCGGTGAAGCCTCGTTTATCTCATGATCCAACGATGAACGCTGATTGAGCTGACGAGCTGGGCTGCGAAGATCGTATACATTTCCTGAGGTGGTACATTGATCACGGAATTGACCTGCCCTGGAGTGATGATCATTGGATTTTTGCCCGAGATACGCATGCTGAGGAGCCTCTGATTTGATCTTCAACAGGTCATCATGCAATCTTTGAGAGACTTGAGTCATGACAGTTTCATCCTGCGCACATCTTGGAGCATTTTTGGCATCGTTGCATGGGCTAATTTCTGGTGTTGAAGCATTAAGTTGTTCTCTGATGCCATTAGGCCTTGCCTTGTCTTTCATTGAACAAGGTGACATGGTTGAGATTCTTGAACCTTCAACGGGTACGCCATTGGAAAATTCAAGCCTTCTCATTGGTGAGTACATGCAGCTTGTGACCCTCTGCCGAGTTCCTATAAGGTCATTATTCTGAATGGTGTGACCATGCATGCTCAGTTCAAAGCAATGCAAGTCGCTTGCAACAGAATTGTCATTGTCATCTTCAGCTAACCGAGGAGCACTAGTGGCTCCATGCAAATGAACGGACTCAAGGGATTGCCGGCACAAGCTTGCATCTTGCTTTTCATTGCTGATGTATAATTTATCATCCTTGGGTTTACTTGACCTCCTGGTATTAAGAAAACTATGGATTTCACTGCTAAGCCTCTCGGTGATTGAGATTCTTTCTGCCAAAGTTGCCTTGGGATCAGCATTTTGCATCTGCATACGCTCATCAAGCCATGCTTCTGAAATATGGACTACTGACTTATCAAACTTGTGTTCATACTGCTTTATATGCTTTTGCTTTAACAACCTTACTTCTTCTTCATAGTTTCTTATTCCAAATGCAAATTCATCACAGAGATTTTCTAATAGGTGAGTtgctttcttctctttctccagATCCTTTACAGCCTTAACAAATGCTGATTTCATCTCAGACAGTTCCTTTTTTAGCTTCCTGTGGAGACTCTCAGAATGTTTTCTCAGATGTCTCTCGTCTTCAATTTCCTCTTGCAGTGATCTAAGGGCTGCTTTGACCTTCTCTTGATCCTTGCTTTTCTGGGTCATTTTATCTTCAGATACTTGTCTTACCAGCGAATCGATTTCATAGTGATACCTCCGCCTCTCTTGCAAAAGCTCTTGAACTCGTGCATGAGCATGTTGCAATTCTGATTTCAATCCCTTCATTGCTAACACATCAGCCGCATGCTGTTCTTCCAAGCTCCAAATCCGATTTAGAACTTTTAATAGTTCCGTTGACGTTTTAAGCTGGCTACCTGCTTCCCTAAATCTAGCCCTGCGGTCCAGCGATCGAGTAGGACTGACAATGTTGATGGTAGCAGCCTGTCAATGAATGGACAAATAAATGCAGTTTGAGAAATATTCTTTGTTCCAATTATTGTTTATAAGTACAGAATATTGAAAATATAGTGTCATGGAACTGCATCAAAGGGTAGCAGAAGTAAATTAGCACtttatgattaaaaaaattactcaaaaTTGAATTATGACTACAGCAGTAGTGGCACGCATGTTCATACAGATAAGGTTGATACAGACCTATCCCCAAATAAAAGTATGCTAGTAACTAACACAATTTGGAAGCATATATAGATGCATGTCAGTCCCTTGTCTAAAAATGCCAAATTTGATGCAATTATAACAAAGCAGGTAAAACACATAAATTATCCAATGTTACTTGGGGAAAGGAAATGTGTGTGCATACCCCAATTGAGCTAGTGTAACTTGCAGGCGAAAGAGACTGCCTTGCATGACATCTCTCTCCATGTAATTTGTCATGTTCCATCAATGATGTTGAGAGAtgctcaccaccaccacatgAACTCTGTGGCTGAAATGTGAGAAATGAAAAAAGTTATAAAGCAAAGCATTCCTGTTTTTGTGAAACTTCAGACATGCAACTTTTCCAGTGGAAAGAGTGATTATATTCCATTAAAGAAAGTCAAGTGAAATTCAGAATGCATGGATTtggaaaaaaacacaaaatacGAACTTTGGCACCTCCACCAGAAAGTATTATTGTTGTCATCCAAACATTATTGTAAGGCAACAAGCATCAGCAAACGTAAATTTCAAGATATTCTTAGTGGGACTAGGGAGTTTGGGACCATAATGGAAAATAACAGGAGAATCTTGTCAACATTGCATTGAACAATTAAACTTGTGTTGTGTTTTATAAGTggcggaaaaataaaaaataagctaTTCTTTGCATGCATGACAGTAATGTCATGGGCAAACAAGAAAAGCAGGCAGAAAGAACTTTTCACAATTTCATGGTGGAAGATTGTCAAGAGGCTGCATAATATAGAGCAAAAGTTTTTTCTGGCCTATACTTTGCGAAGAAGGTGGCACTTTAACTTTGGAGGACAGATGTGTAAGCAAATAGCATAGTGCAAAACATATGCATTTTGCTACTAGTCTTATATTgtgagtttctttttttttgaaaaaaaaaaactgtctaCGAATCTACACTTGTTTTCTTTATGTACACTTGTTATTAGAAAGCGAAGTCATTCATCTTATACAATGACAGTCTTTATATGCTTATAGACACGTCTGTTTATCTAAATATAAGCTGTGAGTTCATCCCAATGCCAcggcaaaagaaaaaatggaaaaaaaagaagcgcacacacacacaataaAACATGCTGTGCACACATGCATCAAGATGATACTGTTGTACTGAGAACACTCCCAGCCTTTGATCCCTTTAACCATGTAATATGTGGGTTTGTTGCCTTGTAATTTTGCATGCTTAAAACAATCAATCAAAGAACTTTCCAAAAACAAAGTGAGCATTGGTTCTAATGAAACATTCCCAGTTTCCCACAAAGTACTACTCATGAATTGCTCACTGGGATATCAAAGATTTAGTCCCATAAATTAACAACCATGAATTTCTAACAAGTGATGTGGCTAGTTTGTACTTTTCACCCAAGAAGTCTTCTATAGAGCAAAAATTCCAAAACTCCGTGGTATGAAACATAAACTTCTGCAAGTACTCAATACTAGTACAAAATCCCCAATGCGGTTAATAGCTGAGGAAACAAAAGCCAAAATGTAAATCCCATTAAACATGTAAAAATCCATATACACCTGGATATCTATCACATGCCCCAACTCTTAAAAAAGAGGTACTAACAAGGGATTAATTGAAAGGACTGTGAGGGTACAAAGTTATGAGCATATATTACTGCACAACGTTTTGATGCAGCTTTAATTGCGCATTACTTGCTGTACTGATTTTGAGCTTTTGACAATCCAATAAGCACAAGTGTAGAAACAAAACAGATTTTGCACGGCACATATATGAAAGCCAACTGAAGTGAAGTTTATTGATTTGATCTGGTGCTCACAAAGAACTCAAAAGGGTATACGTAAGACTAAGATCTTCTTGCATCTAAAATTGCCCTATCTAATGGCTTGCAGCATTGCATTGATTTCTACACCCATCAGAGGCAACATTTGCAAGAACACCAAAAGATCAAATTTTGAAGCTGCAAAAAGACTTTCATCGCCTTTGCATAATTCGTGGCAAGAGTAAACGAGACGATGCAGTGCAGAATCCAGCAAACAGAAAAGAGACAGAAAAGATGCACACATGAGCAAAAAAAGGTGACACCATTATGATGTCACCATGTTGACCGGAGGGAAGAAAAGACCGGCGAGCTCTTACCCGATCcgcctcatcgtcgtcgccggcgacgccacccctccgcccgcgccgccggatctgtcgcccggcgccggcgaccttgATGACGTCCCGGATCTCCCACAGCGTGGCGCCCAGCTGCCGCGCGGAGGCCGCGAcggccgagctcctcctccccatcgcccccgccgccgcggcggccgcggaggaatccgccaccggctcctccggccgcggcggcgaggcctccAGCTTCCACGACGGGGACGGCGTGACCGGCCCtgccttcctcctcgcccgtgcCGCCGCGAGCCCTCGCCGCAgcaccgccttctcctcctcctccccctcctccccaccccgtTCTTGGCCCCGATTCGGGGTCCCCGCCATAGCCGGCTCCGCGGCAGCGTCGCCACCGCGGCATTTGAGGCCCCGTACAGGTACAGTAGCTGCTACTGGAGGTGGCTGTGGCTCCACCATTGATGGTGGTGGGTTGGTGTCAGCTCCCTGCTTCCCCTGCTACTGgctggcttcttcttcttcctcgggtcctcctcttccttggaaactctctctctttctctctctctttctctggcTAGTATGGAGCCATTATGCTCTGCAAATGCTCTGCTCAGCTTCCTTCCTTTCCTTCCTTGTG from Oryza glaberrima chromosome 6, OglaRS2, whole genome shotgun sequence includes these protein-coding regions:
- the LOC127777597 gene encoding uncharacterized protein At5g41620-like, translating into MVEPQPPPVAATVPVRGLKCRGGDAAAEPAMAGTPNRGQERGGEEGEEEEKAVLRRGLAAARARRKAGPVTPSPSWKLEASPPRPEEPVADSSAAAAAAGAMGRRSSAVAASARQLGATLWEIRDVIKVAGAGRQIRRRGRRGGVAGDDDEADRPQSSCGGGEHLSTSLMEHDKLHGERCHARQSLSPASYTSSIGAATINIVSPTRSLDRRARFREAGSQLKTSTELLKVLNRIWSLEEQHAADVLAMKGLKSELQHAHARVQELLQERRRYHYEIDSLVRQVSEDKMTQKSKDQEKVKAALRSLQEEIEDERHLRKHSESLHRKLKKELSEMKSAFVKAVKDLEKEKKATHLLENLCDEFAFGIRNYEEEVRLLKQKHIKQYEHKFDKSVVHISEAWLDERMQMQNADPKATLAERISITERLSSEIHSFLNTRRSSKPKDDKLYISNEKQDASLCRQSLESVHLHGATSAPRLAEDDNDNSVASDLHCFELSMHGHTIQNNDLIGTRQRVTSCMYSPMRRLEFSNGVPVEGSRISTMSPCSMKDKARPNGIREQLNASTPEISPCNDAKNAPRCAQDETVMTQVSQRLHDDLLKIKSEAPQHAYLGQKSNDHHSRAGQFRDQCTTSGNVYDLRSPARQLNQRSSLDHEINEASPTHPLEGKSTTLKAKLLQARLEGQHARMRASGYSLTSTRRK